The Paenibacillus swuensis genome contains the following window.
ATTGTTTATTGATAACAATGGGACACTGGATGGCAAGTTAAAGTCTTTAAAAGCAGTGCCTGAGGGTAATGTGAGTGATGCAATGGAGTTTGCGAAGCAAGCCACAGTCACGATCGCAGTGTTTGAAGCCCCGGAGAATACTGAGTATGGTACGGAAGTATTGCAATACCTTAACAAACAGCAGAACGATCTGTTCAAGGAAAGACAGACGATCTGGTGGAACGCGATTAAAGCTCGATGGACCGGACTGACAATTGAGCAGCAAAAAGCCGCTTACTACGATTTCTTGGCTGAAATCAGAACCGTGTTGCTGGATACTATTTTTGAATATAAAACTACGCCATTCGCTGTAAAACAAGTGTTCACGGGTTCGTTGGAAGAGTTGTACAACAGCAACAACGGCGTTTCATCGGCACTGGCGCTCAAATTGGGTGCAGGCAAGACCATGTTTATGGGCTACACCGTCCATTTCATGAACTTGGCGCCGGAAGTCAATAATCTTGTACAGGGCAAAGAAGTGAAATTTACATTTCAATCCGATTTTGTACAGTCTAAAAATAACTAGTATGTTAATACAGGCCTCGGCCCCACAAACCATGTGGGATCGGGGTCTGTTTCATGCTGAAACGGGTATGGGTGGAGCCCCCCACAAACTAACACTTGACCCCCGAACCTTTTCCTTATATCATGAACATGATAATCATTCTCAACTATTGAAGGAGAGATCTACTTGTTTAATCCACGATTGAAACTGACGGCTATCATCCTTACCCTTGCTATATTTCTTGCGGCATGCGGAACGAACGAAAATGCGTCTGTGAACCAGACTACAGATAATGAAACCAACACCGCAACGCAAGAGCAGACAACGAACAGTTCCGCGAATAACGCGAACTTTCAAGCAGCTGTGGACACGTACCACCAATTCGTCATTGACCAAACGGATCAATTTGTCAAAGATACGCAAGCTTTTACAGATGCAGTAAAAGCCGGCGACATGGAAAAAGCCAAAGCGCTTTACGCGCCGTCCCGCATGTATTTTGAGCGGATTGAGCCTATAGCGGAATCGTTGGGTGATTTTGACCCTTGGATCGATGCTCGTGAAGGAGATGTGCCTGCGGCGGAATGGAAAGGGTTCCATCGTCTGGAGAAGGCGCTGTGGCAGGATAAATCGGTAGCCGGAATGGAGCCGGTGGCCGATGCCCTCTTGCAGGATGTGAAACAGCTTCGCGTAAAAGTTGAGAATGTTGAAATTGATACGGCCATGCTTGTGACCGGCGCGGTGGAGTTACTAAACGAAGTGTCTTCCAGCAAAGTGACCGGGGAAGAAGAGCGGTACTCGCATACGGATTTGTATGATTTTGCGGCGAATGTGGAAGGCTCTCATGAGATTTTTAAAGTGTTGCAACCTACTGTGGAAGCCAAGAACCCGGAGCTTTCGGCGGAGGTTACGAAACGGTTTGAAGAATTGGAGGCGACCTTGGCTCCATATCGCAAAGGGGAAGGATTCGTGCTGTATACGGAACTGAAACCGGAACAAGTGAAGAAGCTGAGCCAAGCGATTGACGCTTTAGCTGAACCTCTGTCACAAATCGGTACTGTAGTGGAGGGATAAGATCCGTGACACGCGAAGAAACGCAACATAATGACCAGATTAAAGGGAAGTCGACGCTTTCCAGACGTGATCTTCTGAAAACGGGAGCTGTCGGAGGTCTAGGATTACTTCTTGGTGCTGGCGGCATCAAGGGCTTGGGGATGCTCGGTGAGAGCAAGCAAACCGCTTCGGCGGCGGGGGATTCAGACGCCGTCATCCCTTTCCACGGCGCGCACCAAGCCGGGATTGTCACGCCCATGCAGGATTTTGTCTGCATGGGTGCCTTTAATTTAACGATTACCGACATTGCGGAGGTTCGTAAGCTCCTGAAAGCATGGACGGTGGCCTCCGCCAGGCTGGCCAATGGGGAAAGCGTGGGCGAAGAGAGCGACAACGCGCTTGTCCCGCCTGCGGATACCGGCGAAGTGATGGGCCTGCAAGCGATGCGTACCACGTTAACGTTCGGAGTCGGCCCTTCCTTCTTCGACAGCCGGTTCGGTCTCGCTGACAAGCGTCCTTCCAAGCTCGTCGACATCCCTGCTTTCAAAGGCGATGAGCTCGTGGACGAATGGTCCCGCGGCGATCTTATCGTTCAGGTGTGCGCGAATGATCCGCAAGTCGCGTTTCACGCTTTACGCAACCTGGCCCGAATCGCGAGGGGCAAAGCCGTTCTGCGATGGCTGCAGCAAGGCTTTCAGCGCACCGGCGCGGCCGATGCAAGCGGGTCCACACCGCGGAACTTGCTTGGCTTCAAGGACGGTACGGTGAACACGAACGTCGAAGACAAGCAAGCGGTGAAGGACATCGTCTGGGCCGAAGCGGGCGACGGCGCCTCCTGGATGGACGGAGGCAGCTACATGATTATGCGCCGCATCCGGATGCGCATTGAGGTCTGGGACCGCACCTCGCTCGGTGAGCAGGAGGCGACCTTCGGACGTCATCGTCAGTCAGGCGCGCCGTTAGGCGCGGCCAAGGAACATGACCTTGCCGACTACGCGAAGCAGGGCAAGAACGGCAAGCCGATGATCGGCGCCGATTCGCATATGGCTGTGGCCAGCATGGGCGGCAAAGTGAAAATTCACCGCCGCGGCTACTCTTACTCCAACGGCATTGACATCAAGACCGGCCAACTGGACGCGGGGCTGCTGTTCATCTGCTACAACCGCGATCCGTCGAGCCAATATATCCCGATGCAAGCGAAGATGTCGGAGGTTGACCGGTTGAACGAATATATCGAGCATGTGGGTAGCGGAATTTATGCTATGCTGCCAGGAGTGAACAAGGGCGGCTACATCGGAGATACTTTACTATAAAAGCTGGAGTGGAAACTTATGAAACGGATTGGACATATTCTAACGACTATACTCATGCTGGTGCTGGTGCTGCCCCTCGGATTTCCCTATGTGGCCGGGGCCCAGCCAACGACCGATACGCTTCATAAGCAATTGATTTCTTACTCCAGCGATGCTTTAATTAGCAGCGGCGACACGGATTGGGCGACTGTGCTCGAAGCTGTAACCGGCATCCGGGCAGCTTTACCGGTCTTAAGCGAAGAGAAATCGGAAGACTCGAAAGCGCTGCTTATGGCTTTACAAGGAGCCGAGAAAGCTTTGAAAACGGCGGACAGCGATCCGGACGGAGCGAAAAAAGCCGTCTCCCTGCTGGCTAAAGCAACGGATGCTTACGTATCGGCGGATGATCAAGGGAATGAGTCGGGGCAGATTCAATCCAACCTCAAAGCCTTACTTCCACTGCTGAAGGATACATTGAAAGCTGTGGAGAACGGGAACTTGCCAGCCGCCATAGAAATCTATAACCGCTTTATTACGGCCTGGGGTAAAGCGGAAACCGCGATTCGTCGGGAAGACGGTGAACTTTACGGCCGCATTGAAGTGAAGCTTAGCGGGGCCCGGATCGCTCTGACTGCGGAAATGCCTGACCCAGAGAAATCCGCCCAAAAGCTGCAAGAGCTGATAACAATAGCTGAGGATTACATCGCGGGTCGAACTACTTCCTCGTCCTCTTCTTCGGTCGATGGCGTGTCGATCCATTCCATAGCTGGACTAATTACGCTTGTGGAGCAAGTGAAATGGGATCTGGAAAAAAGTCAAGCCGAGGCCGCTTCTGCCAAAATGGAGACGTTCATTACCGCATGGCCCGAATTGGAAGGGGAGGTTCGCACCCGTTCGCAGCAGGCTTACAGGGACATTGAGAATGATATGATCTCTCTGTCGAGCGGTCTTCTTGCGGCGAAACCGGACTATGACAACGTGAGCCGTAAAGCGGACCAATTGATCATTAAGCTGGAGCCTTACGCGCAAGCCTCGGCTTATACGGCCTGGGATGCATTCGCTATCCTGTTCCGGGAGGGTGTGGAAGCGATTCTGATTGTGGCGTCGCTGCTTGCGCTGTTGAAGCGTTCCGGGCATGAGAATAAGCGCAAATGGATTTGGTCCGGTGCGGCCGCGGGGATTGCGGTATCGGTTATTTTGGCCTTGGTACTATCGGTATTCTTGTCCAATATGGCTACAGGCAGCTCACGGGAGTTCGTTGAGGGCATATCCAGCTTGATCGCCGTTCTGTTTATGGTGACGGTAGGAGCATGGTTACACGGGAAATCTAATGTGCACAATTGGAATCGTTTTATGGAGCGCACCATTGGGGCGTCTTTGGCCAAAGGAGCGTTGTGGTCGCTGTCTATCACGGCTTTCCTCACCGTCATGCGGGAGGGGGCTGAAACGATCATTTTCTACATCGGTATGGCTCCGTCTATCGCGGTGTCGGACATAATGCTCGGCATCGGGGCGGCGGTGGTTGTGCTGGCCGTGATTGCTTTTGCCGTTAAGAAGCTAAGTGCGCGAATTCCGGTGAGGCCTTTCTTCCGTGTTGCAGGTTTGCTCATGTATTACATGGCTTTCAAATTCCTCGGCGTGGGCATTCACGCGTTGCAGGTAGCCGGAACGCTTCCCGCGCATGCGACTACAGCCGTACCTGAAATTCCGTCGCTGGGCACTTATCAGAGCTGGGAAGTATTGATTCCACAAGGTTTGGTGTTGTTGTTTATCATGGTAACCATTCTGCGGGTGGAGCGGAGCAAGAAACCAACGGGGCAACCTGTGACGCCATTATAAAATAGAAAGCTGAGCCCGGTGAAAGCCGTGGTTTGGCTTTTTTTATGGTGGAGTTAAGGTTTCAGTGTTAGGTATTTGCGCATATTAATGCTCCAAGCGGGTAAAGAATATTCTGAATTTATCGTTGACACTATTCCTATCGGGTGATATTATCCTCTTATAACCAAGTTATCTTATCGGAATTAAATGTTTTAAGGTTGACCGGACCACCGGAGGCCTCCTGTTGCACCCTTTTTCAGGGTGTGTTCGGGGGGCCTTTCGACATTTTTATACCAGTATGAGATGGGGAGAGATAAGAGATGAAGTTGCGTAAAGGGATCATGTTACTTGTAAGTGTAGTGTTATTGAGCGGGATTCTGTCGGGGTGCAACACCAATACTAACGTGGAAACCGCCAATAACAAGGTGAATAATCAAACGGAAGCCAATGGCGAAAAGGCATCCAAAACGAAAGATATCACGGTTCGAATCGGATATCAGAAGTACGGAACGATTAATATTTTGAAAGCGGACGGGGCCTTGGACAAACGGCTTGAAGAAAGCAATATCAAGATTGAATGGACGGAATTCCCCGGCGGACCTCAATTATTAGAGGCGTTAAATGTAGGCAGTCTTGATATCGGTCATACGGGTGAAGCGCCGCCCATCTTTGCGCAAGCCGCAGGCGCGCCGTTAGT
Protein-coding sequences here:
- a CDS encoding TasA family protein gives rise to the protein MNRKKMALLAMTGVMAGSLAIGGATYALFKSTATNTMNTFASGTLKMSASRQDVPMTGPMFYTNDNVAAGMMGTGFWAPGDTHTRALFIDNNGTLDGKLKSLKAVPEGNVSDAMEFAKQATVTIAVFEAPENTEYGTEVLQYLNKQQNDLFKERQTIWWNAIKARWTGLTIEQQKAAYYDFLAEIRTVLLDTIFEYKTTPFAVKQVFTGSLEELYNSNNGVSSALALKLGAGKTMFMGYTVHFMNLAPEVNNLVQGKEVKFTFQSDFVQSKNN
- the efeO gene encoding iron uptake system protein EfeO; translated protein: MFNPRLKLTAIILTLAIFLAACGTNENASVNQTTDNETNTATQEQTTNSSANNANFQAAVDTYHQFVIDQTDQFVKDTQAFTDAVKAGDMEKAKALYAPSRMYFERIEPIAESLGDFDPWIDAREGDVPAAEWKGFHRLEKALWQDKSVAGMEPVADALLQDVKQLRVKVENVEIDTAMLVTGAVELLNEVSSSKVTGEEERYSHTDLYDFAANVEGSHEIFKVLQPTVEAKNPELSAEVTKRFEELEATLAPYRKGEGFVLYTELKPEQVKKLSQAIDALAEPLSQIGTVVEG
- the efeB gene encoding iron uptake transporter deferrochelatase/peroxidase subunit; amino-acid sequence: MTREETQHNDQIKGKSTLSRRDLLKTGAVGGLGLLLGAGGIKGLGMLGESKQTASAAGDSDAVIPFHGAHQAGIVTPMQDFVCMGAFNLTITDIAEVRKLLKAWTVASARLANGESVGEESDNALVPPADTGEVMGLQAMRTTLTFGVGPSFFDSRFGLADKRPSKLVDIPAFKGDELVDEWSRGDLIVQVCANDPQVAFHALRNLARIARGKAVLRWLQQGFQRTGAADASGSTPRNLLGFKDGTVNTNVEDKQAVKDIVWAEAGDGASWMDGGSYMIMRRIRMRIEVWDRTSLGEQEATFGRHRQSGAPLGAAKEHDLADYAKQGKNGKPMIGADSHMAVASMGGKVKIHRRGYSYSNGIDIKTGQLDAGLLFICYNRDPSSQYIPMQAKMSEVDRLNEYIEHVGSGIYAMLPGVNKGGYIGDTLL
- a CDS encoding FTR1 family iron permease, giving the protein MKRIGHILTTILMLVLVLPLGFPYVAGAQPTTDTLHKQLISYSSDALISSGDTDWATVLEAVTGIRAALPVLSEEKSEDSKALLMALQGAEKALKTADSDPDGAKKAVSLLAKATDAYVSADDQGNESGQIQSNLKALLPLLKDTLKAVENGNLPAAIEIYNRFITAWGKAETAIRREDGELYGRIEVKLSGARIALTAEMPDPEKSAQKLQELITIAEDYIAGRTTSSSSSSVDGVSIHSIAGLITLVEQVKWDLEKSQAEAASAKMETFITAWPELEGEVRTRSQQAYRDIENDMISLSSGLLAAKPDYDNVSRKADQLIIKLEPYAQASAYTAWDAFAILFREGVEAILIVASLLALLKRSGHENKRKWIWSGAAAGIAVSVILALVLSVFLSNMATGSSREFVEGISSLIAVLFMVTVGAWLHGKSNVHNWNRFMERTIGASLAKGALWSLSITAFLTVMREGAETIIFYIGMAPSIAVSDIMLGIGAAVVVLAVIAFAVKKLSARIPVRPFFRVAGLLMYYMAFKFLGVGIHALQVAGTLPAHATTAVPEIPSLGTYQSWEVLIPQGLVLLFIMVTILRVERSKKPTGQPVTPL